Genomic DNA from Candidatus Stygibacter australis:
CCCTTTATCAAGAAATGTGAAGAGCAGTTTGATATGATCTTTTTGGATCCTCCCTACAATAAGAAATTGATAAACAGCACAATAGAAGAGATATTTGCAGCAGATCTATTAGGTGATAATGGCATTGTTATTGCAGAACATTCATCTGATGAAGTACTTGATGAAAAGTGGACAGATCATATTATCCAAATAAAAAAGACCCGGCATAGCCAGGTCTCAATTATTTCTAAAAACACAAATATACTATAAAATCTCTCGATTTCCC
This window encodes:
- a CDS encoding RsmD family RNA methyltransferase gives rise to the protein PFIKKCEEQFDMIFLDPPYNKKLINSTIEEIFAADLLGDNGIVIAEHSSDEVLDEKWTDHIIQIKKTRHSQVSIISKNTNIL